The nucleotide sequence CAATCAATCCGTACGTTTAATTGCATCTGGAGGGATTACCTCTATTGATGATATTAAAGCACTAAAAGCTATTGGATGTGAAGGGGCTATTATTGGTAAGGCGATTTACGAAAACAAAATTAGTTTATTCGATTTAGAAAAGTTTTTATAAGATGCTTACAAAACGTATTATACCGTGTTTAGATATTAAGAATGGACGTACTGTAAAGGGTGTTAACTTTGTAGACCTTAGGGATGCTGGAGACCCAGTTGAATTAGCAAAACAATATGCTGAAGTAGGAGCAGATGAGCTTGTATTTTTAGATATTTCGGCAACTTTAGAAGGCCGTAAAACAACCTTAGAGATGGTACTTAAAGTAGCAGAACAAGTTAATATTCCTTTTACTGTAGGAGGCGGGATTTCGTCAATCGAAGATGTAGATGCACTTCTAAAATGTGGCGCAGATAAAGTGTCAGTAAACTCATCAGCAGTAAAACGCCCTGAATTAATTAATGAGTTATCTAATAAGTTTGGAAGTCAATGTATTACTGTAGCTATCGATGCTAAGCAGATTGATGATGATTGGAAAGTGCATTTAGCAGGAGGAAGTATTCCAACTGAGCTAAGTTTATTTGACTGGGCAAAAGAAGTAGAACAACGTGGCGCCGGAGAAATCTTATTTACTTCTATGGATAATGACGGCACAAAAGATGGCTTTGCAAATAAAGCTTTAGCAAGACTTTCTAATGAAGTTAATATCCCTATTATTGCCTCTGGAGGAGCAGGCAATGTGCAGCATTTTATAGATACGTTTAAATTGGGTAAATCAGATGCGGCTTTGGCTGCAAGTGTATTTCATTTTGGAGAAATAGGGATCCCAAAATTAAAAGAAGAATTGAAAGCGAATGATATCGCTATTAGAATATAATGTTATTACCAAAAATAACGATGAAGTAGAGTTTTACGATTAGATGTTGAAACTAGTATATTGTTTTTACACTTATTAAAGTATGATTCGCAATGATAATATAGATTATGAAAATAGATTTTGATAAAAATAACGATGGGCTTGTACCAGCAATCATCCAAGATGCAATTACAAAAAATGTATTAATGCTTGGATATATGAATATAGAAGCTTATGAAAAAACAATAACTACAAAGCAAGTCACATTTTTTAGTAGAACTAAAAAACGTTTGTGGACTAAAGGTGAAGAAAGCGGAAACTTCTTAAATTTAGTTGATGTAAAATTAGATTGCGATAATGATACCTTGTTAATTCAGGTAAATCCAATTGGTCCAACTTGTCATAAAGGTTCTGATACGTGTTGGGATGAAAACAATATTCAAGATTTTGGGTTTATTTCTAAATTAGAAAAAACTATTGAAAATCGTGTAAAAAATGCTGATAGTTCAACATCTTATGTAGCGTCTTTATTTGCTAAGGGAATTAATAAAGTAGCTCAAAAAGTAGGAGAGGAAGCAGTAGAAGTTGTTATTGAAGCTAAAGATGATAATGATGATTTGTTTTTAAACGAAAGTGCAGATTTATTATTTCATTACTTGATGCTATTACAAGCAAAAGGGTTTAAATTAAATGATATTGTAAATGTATTAAGAGAAAGAGAAAAATAAAAGCACTAAATTTTTTATTTAATGCTTTTATTTAAATCAATATTATTTTTAAGATATCAAATCTTTATTGGATGCCATACGAGAGAACCATACAAGAAATATAGAAAATACGACAACTACAATAGGCATTATAGGTTCACCAATTTTAATTACTAATAGTAAATACCCCATTTGTATAACTACAGCTATTGCAGAAATTAATAACATCGTTTTTGCGACATTCTTTCTTAATAAAAGAAAAAGAGAACCTAAAACACCAGCAAATACCGCAATAGCAAATACAGCAATATACCAACTAGGAAGATTATTCATGATTTCGAGCTCTTCGGCAGTGTAAGCCGCTTGGTAACTTTCTGTTTTATAGGTGAATATTAAATATTGAAATACTCCCATAGCATTCCAAATAAGAGAAATTACAGCTACAACCCAAAACCAGATTGCAGGCTTGTTTGATGAATTAGTCATTTTTTAATAGTTTAGTTTGGTTAATAAAGTAAGTTACAATTTAAGAAATTTTAATTTAATTAAGATTTAAGAATCGGATTGTAATAAAACCGATAAGTAATCATTTAAATATTTTGCAATACATAATTTAATAACTTACTTGCCCTGATGTTTAATGAAAAGAAATATTTTTACCTTATTAAAGTCCAATATTTAGGATATCGTTTTCATGGCTGGCAAAAACAGCCTAAACTTAAAACGGTACATTTGATGATAGATCGCACACTTAATTTTATATTAAGTGGAGCTACATTTAAAACTTTGGGTTCTGGACGTACAGACGCTATGGTATCTGCAGAAGAGGCAGCTTTTGAATTGTTTTTAAGCCAACCAATTGAAGATTTAGATGAGTTTTTAGCACTTTTTAATCATAACCTCCCACAAGATATAAGAGCTTTATCTATTAACAAAATAGAAGATGCTAATTTCAATATTATTCAAAGTTCTAAAACTAAAGAATATCTTTATTTATTTACGCATGGACAAAAGCAGCATCCATTTTGTGCGCCAATAATGACAACTATTTTAGATAAGTTAGATATAGAAATTATGAAACAAGGAGCCCAGCTATTTGAAGGGACTCATAATTTTAAAAGTTATTGTTATAAAGCAACAGATAATGGTATTTATGAAAGAACACTTATTAAATGTGAATTAGTTGAAAACACTATTTATAAAGCTAATTTTTTTCCGGAAACTTCTTATCTGTTAAGAGTAAAAGGAAAAGGATTTATGCGTAATCAAATTAGACTAATGATGGGAACTTTGTTAGATTTAGGTAGAGGAGAAATTACATTAGATTATATTAAAAACAGTTTAAAACTAGAAAGCCAAGAAGTGATGAGCTCTATAGCACCAGCATCAGGACTAATATTACATAAACTCGATTTTGAATAAGATTTTTCTTTTTGTAATTTCATCAAAAATTAACACCTATGAGTATTAAAGTTCCTAAAGCTGCATTAGATTTTTTTAAGCAACTAGAAATTAATAATAACAGAGAATGGTTTACAGAACATAAAGTTGAATTTAAAACTGTTGAAACTGAAGTTAAACAATGTTATGCAGCAATTAATAATGTTTTAAATACTCATGACGAGATTGAAAAATTTAAACTCTTTCGTATTTATAGAGATGTGAGGTTTTCTAAAGATAAAACGCCGTATAAAACACATTTTGGAGGAAGTTATGGTAGAAAAAAACCAGAATTAAGAGGAGGGTATTATTTGCATATTGCACCTAATGACAAATCTTTTATAGCTACTGGGTTTTGGGAACCAAGTAAAGAAGATTTATATAGAATTCGTAAGGAATTAGAAATGGACGATGAAGAACTTCGAGGTATAATCAATAAAAGCTCATTTAAAAATATTTGGGGGGATTTAGTAGGAGATGAATTAAAAACTGCTCCTCGTGATTTTAATAAAGAGCATAAAGCCATTGATTTAATAAAGAAGAAGCAATTTATCTTCACTAAGAAATATACAGATAAAGAAGTATTAGGCGATAATTTCTTAGATGAAGTGAATATAGCTTTTAAAGCCATTCGTCCATATTTTGATTACATGAGTGATGTATTAACTACCGATTTGAATGGCGAATCCTTATTGTAATAATAAGTTAAATTATTTGTAATATACCTTCAGGCTTTTCAAAAAGTTGAATACTACTTAAAAGCCTATCTTTTACCATATTCATCATTCGTTTATTCAATGCTGAAGAATTTAGAGTATATACTTTATACTCATCAACAGTAAATTGACCTATTACCATCCCTTTAACACTATTTCTAAACTTCATATCCTTATGAATAGCATTTTCGATATAATCAATACGCTTTTCTAAAGATAGATCATAAAATACACTTTTGTGCTTTGTGATGTAGTTTCGAAACACTTCAATAAATAAAGAATGCTGTAGTTTTAAAATAGGACGGAGCGTAACATTTTGAAATCGTTCATCATCACTCATCTGATTATTAACTGAAGCTGCTAAAATTTGAGGGCGAATACTTAACAAATCGTGAAGTCTTTTATCATTCATTTTGCTTAGATTTGTATCTAAAGTTATGAATTAACCTAATTGAAAATAATTTCAAAACCTATTGTTGTTAACTAGGTTATTAACATTTAATTCCCGCAAACAAAGGCGGGAATCTCAAAATATGAACTTAATTTAAAAGATACTCGCCTTCGTGAGTAATTAATATGAAATTTGGAAGCGTCACTAATCCAGAGCAAATTGATTTTACTTTACCTGTAGATCACCCAAAAACGAAAGTTACTTTAGAGCGATTTAAAGATGATAATATTCCAGAAATATATGTAGGCTGTGCTAAATGGAATAAAGCAGATCTTAAAGGATTTTATCCAAGAGGGACAAAAGATGAGTTAAGTTATTATTCGCGTCAATTTAATTGTATTGAACTCAATGCAACATTTTATAGGATTTTCCCAGCAGAACAATTTTCTACTTGGTACGATAAAACTCCTAATGGTTTTAAATTTTTCCCAAAACTCAATCAAGAAATCAGCCATTGGAAGCGTTTAAATGAGGTTAAGGATGTAGTTGAGCATTATGTGTATAATGCCTCTAATCTTAAAGAAAAACTAGGTGCTATCTTCTTGCAAATGCATACAAATTTTGAACCTAAAGATTTTAATAGAGTTGTTCAATTTATTGAAGCTTGGCCTAAAGACGTAGATTTAGCTGTTGAATTCAGGCATACAGATTGGTATAATGACATTGCTGTTGCTAAAGAATTATATCATTTACTAGAAACTAATGGTATCTCAAATGTAATTGTAGATACAGCTGGTCGTCGTGATTTGATGCATATGCGATTAACAAATGAAACTGCGTTTGTACGTTATGTAGGCGCTAATCACAAAACAGATTATACAAGATTAGACGATTGGATAATCAGATTAAAAGAATGGAAAGAACAAGGTATTAAAGAGATTGATTTTTTTATTCATCAAAATATTGAAAAAGAATCTCCATTATTGGCAGCGTATTTCACAGAAAAATTAAATAAAGAATTGGGGTATAATTTAACTATTCCAAATCAAAATTTACAACAAAAACTACTCTAATGTTGCTGTTAAAATAGAGTTAATTGACGCTTAATCTAGTTTGTCAAGATGAATAAATATTATTTTTATAGAATTATACTATACTAATAATTAAACCATTAAAATATATTAAGATGAAAAAATTAATTTTAGGTATCGTTATTTGCGGAATGGCATTTATTACCATTTCTGCGATAAGCAAAAAAGATACCCCTACAACAACAAATCCATTAACTGCAAATTTCACAGTTGGGAATCCTGGAATAGCTTCAATTAATGCACTTAGCTTTGGTCCGGATGGTATTCTTTTTATAGGTGATTCTAAAAATGCTGCAGTTTATGCATTGGATACTAAAGACAATGCTACAAAAAGCAATACAGATCGTATTGTTGTAAGAGAAATTGATAACAAAATTGCTGCATCATTAGGAACTACTTCAGACAAAATAAGAGTAACGGACATGGCTGTTAACCCTGTGTCAAAAACAGTATACTTTTCTGTAAATGTAGCAGATGGAACTCCAGTGGTTTTAAAGCTAAACGGAGAAAATCTAGAAAACGTTAACTTAAAAGATATTGGTTATTCAAAAATAAATTTAACAAATCCAATTTCTGAAGATAAGAAAGATAGAAGAGGGCGTTCGCAACGTGCTTCAGCAATTTCAGATTTAAAATATCATGATGGAAAAGTAATGGTAACTGGTTTGTCTAATGAAGAGTTTAGCTCTACATTCAGAAGTATGCCTTTTCCTTTTACAGATGCTCAAGATCACGCGTCTTTAGAAATATATCACGCAGCTCATGCACGCTTTGAAACCTATGCACCGATTAGAACTTTTAGTGTTGTAAATATTGAAAACAAAGACTATTTAATGGCTAGTTATACGTGTACTCCACTAGTATTATTCCCTATGGATGATTTAAAAGGAGGAACACACGTAAAGGGGAGAACAGTTGCTGAGTTAGGTGCTGGTAATGCACCTTTAGATATGATTACCTTTGAAAGAGATGGGAAACCACATTTTTTAATGTCAAACTCTAATCGTCCAGTAATGCGTATTGATTATGAGGATATCATCAGCTTTAAATCTGAATTAACAGAACCTGTAAAGGGCTATGATACTGAAGGAGTTTCATACACAAATTTACCAATGGTAAATGTTTTGCAATTAGATAATTTAGATGCAAATAACATTGTTTATTTACAACGTACAGCTGGAGGTGAGCTTATTTTAATTAGCCGCCCAACTAATAGAGTATAATGATATTAAATAATAATATAAAAACGACTAAAGTTTTCTTCTTAGTCGTTTTTTGCTTTTTATTAGGTTGTAAAAATGAACATGACACGCCTGTAGAAGTTATATATAATAAATCAGGCAAAGCCACTGCAATTACATTTTCTTCTAGTCTAGCAACAAAAAATGCAAAAGTATTTTTAAATAGTAATTTAGAAACACCTGTTTTGGGGTCTTATAGTGCAAATGGAAACAATTATACTTTTGAACCAATTATTGCTTTTTCATCTGGAAAAACCTATATATTGATTGAGAATGATAATCAAAAATCTAGCTTCACTATAAACAATAATAGCAATGTGATTGCTCCAGAACTTGTTGCAATTTATCCATCTACCAATACAGTTCCTGAAAACTTATTGAAGATGTATTTTCAGTTTTCGAAACCAATGCAAGAGGTTGATTCTGCTTTAGATTTTATTAAAATCACTAACAATACAACAGGGGAAGAAGTAGATGTTTTTTTAGAGCTAACTACAGAACTTTGGAATAAAGAACATACAAGGTTAACGCTATGGTTAGATCCAGGTAGAATTAAAACCGATTTAATTCCGAATAAAGAAAAGGGATTGCCCATTTTAAAGGGAAATGAATATACATTGACGATTGATTCCAATTGGAGTGATGCTGAAGGAAATACATTAGGTAAACCTTATCAAAAAACATTTAGTGTTATTGAACGAGATGCTAAAAAGCCACGCTTAGAAGATTGGGAGTTATTAGTAAATCTTGATGTGTTAACCGTTCATTTTAACGAGCCTTTAGATGGTGTATTGGCTTCAAAATCATTTCAAGTTAAAAATATTAATAATGAAATAGTAGCTGGAAATTTTGAATTGATCAATAAAGAACAAACACTTAAATTCCAACCAGAACATCCATTTGCTTTAGGTGAATATACACTCATTGTGGAATCAAAATTAGAAGATTTAGCTGGTAATAATATGAATCACCCGTTTGATAATGACTTAACTATTGCGGAAAATCAAAACCCTACAGAAACAAAATCTCTTCAATTCATTGTAGAATAAAGATAATTTTATTTAACGATAAAACTTTTACTATTAGGTTGCTCAAACAATTCTAGACCAAAATAAGGGATAGCAGCAATCAAATGATCAAAAATATCAGACATAATATATTCATAATTCTCCCATCGTTTATCGCTACTAAACGCATAGATCTCTAAAGGAATTCCTTGAGTTGTAGGAGCTAATTGCCTCGCCATGATCATCATTTCTTTGTTAATAGCAGAATGTGATTTTAAATAAGATTCAATATATTTTCTAAATACACCAATGTTGGTCAGGTTTCTACCGTTGAGTAATAAATCTTTATTTATATTATTTTCATTATTAAACTCATTAACATCTGTTTCTCTAATATTTAAATATGAAGTTATTAATTCAATTTTTTTAAGATTATCTATTTCATTTTTAGATAGATACTTTATACTATCTAACTTTATACTTAAAGCACGTTTTATACGTCGACCATCTGAGTTTACCATCCCTCTCCAATTTCTAAAAGAATCAGAAATTAATGCATAAGTAGGAATAGTTGTTATAGTTTTATCGAAATTTTGAACCTTAACAGTCGAGAGGTTAATTTCCGTTACATCTCCATCAGCATCGTATTTATCCATGGTAATCCAATCTCCAATACGAACCATATCGTTAATTGAAACTTGTATACTAGCCACAAAACCTAAAATAGTATCTCTAAATACTAAAATAATAATTGCAGATGCAGCTCCTAAACCAGTAAGAAAATCT is from Flavobacteriaceae bacterium and encodes:
- the hisF gene encoding imidazole glycerol phosphate synthase subunit HisF, with amino-acid sequence MLTKRIIPCLDIKNGRTVKGVNFVDLRDAGDPVELAKQYAEVGADELVFLDISATLEGRKTTLEMVLKVAEQVNIPFTVGGGISSIEDVDALLKCGADKVSVNSSAVKRPELINELSNKFGSQCITVAIDAKQIDDDWKVHLAGGSIPTELSLFDWAKEVEQRGAGEILFTSMDNDGTKDGFANKALARLSNEVNIPIIASGGAGNVQHFIDTFKLGKSDAALAASVFHFGEIGIPKLKEELKANDIAIRI
- a CDS encoding DUF72 domain-containing protein, producing MKFGSVTNPEQIDFTLPVDHPKTKVTLERFKDDNIPEIYVGCAKWNKADLKGFYPRGTKDELSYYSRQFNCIELNATFYRIFPAEQFSTWYDKTPNGFKFFPKLNQEISHWKRLNEVKDVVEHYVYNASNLKEKLGAIFLQMHTNFEPKDFNRVVQFIEAWPKDVDLAVEFRHTDWYNDIAVAKELYHLLETNGISNVIVDTAGRRDLMHMRLTNETAFVRYVGANHKTDYTRLDDWIIRLKEWKEQGIKEIDFFIHQNIEKESPLLAAYFTEKLNKELGYNLTIPNQNLQQKLL
- a CDS encoding tRNA pseudouridine(38-40) synthase TruA; translated protein: MFNEKKYFYLIKVQYLGYRFHGWQKQPKLKTVHLMIDRTLNFILSGATFKTLGSGRTDAMVSAEEAAFELFLSQPIEDLDEFLALFNHNLPQDIRALSINKIEDANFNIIQSSKTKEYLYLFTHGQKQHPFCAPIMTTILDKLDIEIMKQGAQLFEGTHNFKSYCYKATDNGIYERTLIKCELVENTIYKANFFPETSYLLRVKGKGFMRNQIRLMMGTLLDLGRGEITLDYIKNSLKLESQEVMSSIAPASGLILHKLDFE
- a CDS encoding mechanosensitive ion channel family protein; protein product: MNKIKHLLYDYLISIDVSENVAIYLNLFALIIALLIVVFGIDFLIRKLLLTTFTRYAKRSKSQFDDILVANKVSRNIAHIIPLIITLKALPYVLTDFHNDVEVFITKALQVFGIILILWIARSLLNALKDYFKTLPRLKDKPIDSYIQVFMIFAWLIGMMSSVAILYNIEFGDFLTGLGAASAIIILVFRDTILGFVASIQVSINDMVRIGDWITMDKYDADGDVTEINLSTVKVQNFDKTITTIPTYALISDSFRNWRGMVNSDGRRIKRALSIKLDSIKYLSKNEIDNLKKIELITSYLNIRETDVNEFNNENNINKDLLLNGRNLTNIGVFRKYIESYLKSHSAINKEMMIMARQLAPTTQGIPLEIYAFSSDKRWENYEYIMSDIFDHLIAAIPYFGLELFEQPNSKSFIVK
- a CDS encoding bifunctional phosphoribosyl-AMP cyclohydrolase/phosphoribosyl-ATP diphosphatase HisIE, with the translated sequence MKIDFDKNNDGLVPAIIQDAITKNVLMLGYMNIEAYEKTITTKQVTFFSRTKKRLWTKGEESGNFLNLVDVKLDCDNDTLLIQVNPIGPTCHKGSDTCWDENNIQDFGFISKLEKTIENRVKNADSSTSYVASLFAKGINKVAQKVGEEAVEVVIEAKDDNDDLFLNESADLLFHYLMLLQAKGFKLNDIVNVLREREK
- a CDS encoding DUF2461 domain-containing protein, whose translation is MSIKVPKAALDFFKQLEINNNREWFTEHKVEFKTVETEVKQCYAAINNVLNTHDEIEKFKLFRIYRDVRFSKDKTPYKTHFGGSYGRKKPELRGGYYLHIAPNDKSFIATGFWEPSKEDLYRIRKELEMDDEELRGIINKSSFKNIWGDLVGDELKTAPRDFNKEHKAIDLIKKKQFIFTKKYTDKEVLGDNFLDEVNIAFKAIRPYFDYMSDVLTTDLNGESLL
- a CDS encoding glyoxalase, whose amino-acid sequence is MNDKRLHDLLSIRPQILAASVNNQMSDDERFQNVTLRPILKLQHSLFIEVFRNYITKHKSVFYDLSLEKRIDYIENAIHKDMKFRNSVKGMVIGQFTVDEYKVYTLNSSALNKRMMNMVKDRLLSSIQLFEKPEGILQII